From Scytonema millei VB511283:
TTCAATCCAGTCTCTTGCTAAGATTTTTCTGCCGTCTTGCCAATGAGTTAGCTCAGCGTCAAGGCTAGAACGGGCGACTGCACTCTCATTAGCAGCAGTAATTGCTAACAAATCTTCAGCGCGGGTTGTTGCTGGTAGGGTACTCATTTCTAGCGGATCGAGTTGTGGATCTGCTATGAGTTGGCACAGCCGTGCTTCTAATAAAGCAGTGATGCTTAATAAAGCAATCGGATCGGTAACGAGATCGCAGATTCTTAATTCTAAACGGTTGAGGTCGTAAGGGCGGCGATCGCCATTCGGTCTTACCGATGCCCAAAGATGGCGGACACTCTGCATTGTCCCTGCGGCTAACTGTTCCTCAACCCAGCGAATGTGATGAGCGTGGCTTTCAAACAGGGGGACGTGCGCGGGAGTTTGAGGAAAAACTGCCCAACGAGTGGAGTGATAACCAGTAGGTTCGCCGTCAATAAAAGGAGAGGAGGCGCTGAGGGCGAGGTAGAGGGGTGCTTCGACGCGGATCAGACGACACGCCCGTAAAAGTACTTCTGGATCTTCAATCCCAACATTAATATGAACGCTAGCAGTAACAACTGTAGTACCGTAGGTCTTTTCAATATATTCGTGGTATGGGTTATTCGGGTCGGAACGGTAGAAGCGATCGCTCCCCCCCAAAGATAAAGTACTACCAGGAAGAAGCGTATAGTTGCCCAAGCGTTTGAGATATTCCCGGATTTTGCGCCGAGGGCGTAGCAGTTCGCACAACTGTCTTTCGTATTGAGATGAGGGAGACGTTATGTACTCTACATTGCGGCTATCCGGCTCTTTGGCAAAATTACCATCTAAATTTGCCACGATTTTATCTGAAAGACCGACGACATCACCCGATGGTGTCCCCGTGTACATTTCAATTTCAAAGCCTTTTGATAGCAGCACTCGATCCTCCTCAGCTTGCAGTGAGTAATTCTTCCACTAACTAAGTGTATCTAGCAGCGGCAAAACTTTGCATCTGCCCGAAAGTTCAATACCTGCGTTAGTTT
This genomic window contains:
- the gshA gene encoding glutamate--cysteine ligase is translated as MLLSKGFEIEMYTGTPSGDVVGLSDKIVANLDGNFAKEPDSRNVEYITSPSSQYERQLCELLRPRRKIREYLKRLGNYTLLPGSTLSLGGSDRFYRSDPNNPYHEYIEKTYGTTVVTASVHINVGIEDPEVLLRACRLIRVEAPLYLALSASSPFIDGEPTGYHSTRWAVFPQTPAHVPLFESHAHHIRWVEEQLAAGTMQSVRHLWASVRPNGDRRPYDLNRLELRICDLVTDPIALLSITALLEARLCQLIADPQLDPLEMSTLPATTRAEDLLAITAANESAVARSSLDAELTHWQDGRKILARDWIEEVYQEVWAIAKQNGFNCFLSPVQKILREGNTAQQWLKLHAYGFEPRSIIMQSIQAMSDRELELEDKLCSSAML